A region from the Mucilaginibacter sp. CSA2-8R genome encodes:
- a CDS encoding PIN domain-containing protein, whose amino-acid sequence MHIFLDTNAVKEDPLWRHNFPSALLSELKKNDKFHLYISDVVIAEINKNYELDASEALTIASKAAKSLQGSVRGLNKFLKEELKISVTEINPELGDLNYFYDALFKFPNFHLIETSNETLQTVLGWVKLYKPPYFTKTQPGQKKPFEYKDAVIWQSYKTYCLLNGIKEAHILTNNISDFLTEEETQAKKTGEPSDLNNGYFIDGVSYHFHSKIQDFIELYPQIFVTQLKEQPEWLNTIIADKNGGLLGRFAHGYNHVLRSFVRHFYQSGLHSKIIGNISFGFFEISLKVIHNQFEIVYGNTPRITAFNEYAIISYDCKGKYYATIEITQHRVVDREGSSEPIVKYQSLERQFSLSFIISKDSDVTNVEVTLDDGISRDLTYPYNLPNIESPLVE is encoded by the coding sequence ATGCATATTTTTTTAGATACAAACGCAGTAAAAGAAGATCCACTCTGGAGACACAACTTTCCCAGCGCGTTGCTCAGTGAGCTCAAAAAAAACGATAAGTTTCATTTGTATATTTCTGACGTTGTGATTGCTGAAATAAACAAAAATTATGAACTTGACGCTTCTGAAGCTCTAACGATTGCTTCAAAAGCAGCCAAATCTCTACAAGGCTCTGTAAGAGGATTAAATAAGTTTCTCAAAGAAGAGCTAAAAATATCAGTGACCGAAATCAATCCGGAGTTAGGCGATTTGAATTATTTCTATGATGCTTTGTTTAAATTTCCCAACTTTCATTTGATAGAAACTTCAAACGAAACCTTGCAAACGGTACTTGGTTGGGTAAAATTATATAAGCCACCTTATTTTACAAAAACGCAGCCAGGTCAAAAAAAACCATTTGAGTATAAAGATGCTGTCATTTGGCAATCGTACAAAACTTATTGTTTATTAAATGGAATAAAGGAGGCTCATATTCTGACTAATAACATATCCGATTTTCTTACTGAAGAAGAAACTCAAGCCAAAAAAACAGGAGAACCGTCAGACTTAAATAATGGATATTTTATAGATGGTGTTTCGTACCATTTCCATAGCAAAATTCAAGACTTTATTGAGCTATACCCGCAAATCTTTGTTACACAACTAAAAGAACAACCTGAATGGCTAAATACAATTATAGCAGATAAAAATGGTGGGCTACTTGGAAGATTTGCTCATGGATATAATCATGTCTTACGAAGTTTCGTGCGCCACTTTTATCAAAGTGGCCTTCATTCAAAAATAATAGGAAACATAAGTTTTGGCTTTTTCGAAATCTCGTTAAAGGTTATACATAATCAGTTTGAGATTGTATATGGTAATACACCAAGAATTACCGCTTTCAACGAATACGCAATAATATCTTATGATTGTAAAGGCAAGTACTATGCAACTATTGAAATTACTCAACACAGAGTTGTGGACCGTGAAGGGTCAAGTGAGCCGATTGTAAAATATCAGTCTCTTGAAAGACAATTTAGCTTGAGCTTTATTATTTCTAAAGATAGCGATGTAACTAATGTCGAAGTCACCTTGGATGACGGTATTTCAAGAGACTTAACATATCCCTATAATTTACCGAACATTGAATCTCCGTTGGTAGAATAA
- a CDS encoding S49 family peptidase, with the protein MSFRTASAILRGTFAIDQAFVHSHLSLIHGLITGQKVDFGISERDEELKLEGLPQLVACQHNGAQLAAYGVGMYTDYERIPAGSVAIVNLFGPVLKYGDGCSYGMVDKASILNRAAASGKFNSVILDIDSPGGQADGTQLLADTIKNLSIPVIGVVNDGMCASAAMWIASACREMYATKQTDSFGSIGVYCQLPDMKSYFEKQGLKIHDIYSDFSQDKNKSYLDAMNGDYKLKKEELNFLQQAFAAAVAANRGDRLDTSKEDPFTGKMYPAQQALEIGLIDGIKSFEEVLAGAIDMGADSISTIDNPNNMKNPFVDYFSALTELMGKETVTAEQVAAVNAQIVANKIPGITLVLDSQIDEMSNAAAEVTKLQGEIVAKDAIISDHKKTIVNQAAKLGKPAEDASTPKADAETEKIPGGDNAADAFLTSVDKEKQAQNF; encoded by the coding sequence ATGAGTTTTAGAACTGCCTCTGCTATTCTTCGTGGTACCTTTGCGATTGACCAGGCGTTCGTGCATTCGCACCTTTCCCTTATACATGGGCTAATCACCGGGCAAAAGGTTGATTTCGGTATTTCGGAGCGTGATGAGGAGCTGAAGCTGGAAGGCCTGCCACAGTTGGTGGCCTGCCAACATAACGGCGCTCAGCTGGCCGCCTACGGCGTGGGCATGTATACCGATTATGAGCGGATCCCGGCCGGCTCGGTGGCCATTGTAAATCTTTTTGGTCCTGTTTTAAAGTACGGCGACGGCTGCAGTTATGGTATGGTCGATAAAGCATCGATATTAAACCGTGCAGCTGCTTCAGGTAAATTTAATTCGGTTATACTGGATATCGACAGCCCTGGAGGCCAGGCCGACGGTACACAGCTGTTAGCTGATACCATAAAAAATTTATCTATTCCGGTAATTGGCGTCGTTAACGATGGTATGTGCGCCAGCGCTGCCATGTGGATTGCTTCTGCCTGCCGCGAAATGTACGCTACTAAGCAGACCGATAGTTTCGGCAGCATCGGCGTTTACTGCCAGTTGCCGGATATGAAAAGCTACTTTGAGAAGCAAGGCCTCAAAATCCACGACATCTACTCTGATTTTTCCCAGGATAAAAATAAATCTTACCTGGACGCCATGAATGGCGATTATAAGCTGAAAAAAGAAGAGCTTAATTTTTTGCAGCAGGCCTTTGCTGCAGCCGTTGCTGCGAACCGCGGTGACAGGCTCGACACCTCGAAAGAAGATCCATTTACCGGTAAAATGTACCCTGCTCAGCAAGCGCTGGAGATAGGGCTTATTGACGGTATTAAAAGTTTTGAGGAGGTACTGGCCGGCGCCATTGATATGGGCGCTGATTCAATAAGCACAATAGACAACCCTAATAATATGAAAAACCCTTTCGTTGATTATTTTTCAGCCCTTACTGAGTTAATGGGCAAGGAAACCGTGACTGCCGAGCAAGTAGCTGCAGTAAACGCCCAGATCGTAGCCAATAAAATACCTGGTATTACCCTGGTATTGGATTCTCAAATTGATGAGATGAGCAACGCAGCCGCTGAGGTAACAAAATTACAAGGCGAGATCGTGGCAAAAGATGCCATCATATCGGACCACAAAAAAACCATCGTTAACCAGGCTGCAAAGTTAGGTAAGCCGGCTGAAGACGCGAGCACGCCTAAAGCTGATGCAGAAACCGAAAAAATACCAGGTGGCGATAACGCCGCTGATGCGTTTTTGACATCGGTAGATAAAGAAAAGCAAGCGCAGAACTTCTAA
- a CDS encoding primase-helicase family protein has translation MAPRQHKTTTEIDPENLDTYFKKRMHEIGIKNTADYYFKVDGEHPQPSRRQPIFAKKEYGDIQINYPCLYGGFEAIGNTEEPFWRIRINPENQREADYKYFQPANSGIHIFHPPAIIQKFNKKQTIQTLYIVEGEFKAFAGSLAGLDIVGLGGKDLFKDPDGGLHADIQAIIKACEVENLVLLLDADVFELNWNYEDEPNKDLSKRLYSFYGSVKNFRELTKGKVKDIYFSHIKDTWLKEAKGLDDLLLHMRGQEEKITTDLGKLTAARTYFHTINLSTESINKVKGYFRLTMHQGIPAAFYAYNEGIIGDREFTFLGARFVRDKEKGLHLVAHQDSFKFIRVACDYFKEIQVPNSKGVLEKRRIPWSKGEITMDYVKKGVDNFFDSIPKYDTFCNVPCNTSDYQQIINDCYNLYYKLDHEPEEGKWPSIKKYLTHVFGENPIGDGKTTSLDLAMDCIQLKYLKPTQKLPILCLVSKERNTGKSTFLWLMREIFEENSTVIGNQEINDMYNDDWASKAVVGIDEGFIDKKIVLEKIKSQSTNDKIKLRGMYAGRQDVSFFGWFILTSNDETNFMAIDEEEIRFWVVKVNPYTEEDPFLLRKMTEEIPYFLHYLQQRELVHEQSSRFWFKKELLETDALRKIKEKSRGWFIGELQKVMEELFFHYRYHTLYYTLTELFEILNGGNAGTKFRKADISDQLQEKLKLEPRLARHQHPNDPSKGLSLTSEKHGRCYEFRIEDFVSEAKIRNELSDYINFDDLKDIRKRPSSEKTTLEF, from the coding sequence ATGGCTCCACGTCAGCATAAAACTACTACCGAGATCGACCCGGAAAACCTCGACACTTATTTTAAAAAGCGCATGCACGAAATCGGCATTAAAAATACTGCCGATTATTATTTTAAAGTGGATGGTGAGCATCCGCAGCCGTCGCGCCGGCAACCGATTTTTGCCAAAAAAGAGTATGGCGATATCCAGATCAATTACCCATGCCTTTACGGTGGCTTTGAGGCCATCGGAAATACCGAGGAGCCCTTTTGGCGCATCCGTATCAACCCGGAAAATCAGCGTGAAGCGGATTATAAATACTTTCAGCCGGCAAATTCAGGCATACATATTTTTCACCCGCCGGCTATCATCCAAAAGTTTAACAAAAAGCAGACTATCCAAACACTTTACATAGTAGAAGGTGAGTTTAAGGCGTTTGCCGGCAGCCTGGCCGGCCTCGATATCGTTGGCCTGGGAGGCAAGGATTTATTTAAAGACCCGGATGGCGGTTTGCATGCCGATATCCAGGCGATCATTAAAGCGTGTGAGGTAGAGAACCTGGTACTGCTGCTGGACGCCGATGTGTTTGAGCTTAACTGGAATTATGAGGATGAGCCTAACAAAGATTTGTCAAAGCGGCTTTACTCGTTTTATGGCAGCGTTAAAAATTTTAGGGAACTGACTAAAGGGAAAGTAAAAGATATTTACTTCTCGCATATCAAGGATACCTGGCTTAAAGAGGCTAAAGGCCTGGATGACCTGCTGCTGCACATGCGTGGCCAGGAGGAGAAGATTACCACTGATCTCGGTAAACTTACTGCTGCGCGTACTTACTTCCATACCATCAATCTATCGACCGAGAGCATAAACAAGGTAAAGGGTTATTTCAGGTTAACGATGCATCAAGGCATCCCGGCTGCTTTTTACGCATACAACGAAGGTATTATCGGCGACCGCGAGTTTACCTTCCTGGGCGCCCGATTCGTGCGCGATAAAGAAAAGGGTTTGCACCTGGTTGCTCACCAAGACAGTTTCAAGTTTATCCGGGTGGCCTGTGATTATTTCAAGGAAATCCAGGTACCTAACTCAAAAGGCGTACTTGAAAAGCGCCGCATCCCGTGGAGCAAAGGCGAAATTACGATGGACTACGTAAAAAAAGGCGTAGATAATTTTTTCGATAGCATCCCCAAATATGACACGTTTTGCAACGTGCCTTGCAATACATCCGATTACCAGCAAATCATCAACGATTGTTATAACCTTTACTACAAATTAGACCACGAGCCTGAAGAGGGAAAATGGCCATCCATTAAAAAATACCTGACCCATGTTTTTGGCGAAAATCCGATCGGTGACGGCAAAACGACCAGCCTGGACCTGGCGATGGACTGTATCCAGCTTAAATACCTTAAGCCTACGCAGAAGCTGCCGATCCTGTGTTTGGTAAGTAAAGAGCGTAACACCGGTAAGTCTACCTTTTTGTGGCTCATGCGCGAAATTTTTGAGGAAAACTCAACGGTGATCGGTAACCAGGAAATCAATGACATGTACAATGATGACTGGGCATCTAAAGCAGTAGTCGGTATTGATGAGGGCTTTATTGATAAAAAGATCGTACTGGAGAAAATAAAATCGCAGTCCACTAACGATAAAATTAAGCTACGCGGTATGTATGCCGGCCGGCAGGATGTAAGCTTTTTCGGCTGGTTTATTTTGACCTCGAACGATGAGACCAACTTCATGGCCATCGATGAGGAGGAGATCAGGTTTTGGGTGGTTAAGGTTAATCCTTACACCGAGGAGGATCCGTTCCTGCTTCGTAAAATGACTGAGGAGATTCCGTACTTTCTGCATTACCTGCAGCAGCGCGAGCTGGTACATGAGCAGTCGAGCCGCTTTTGGTTCAAAAAGGAATTACTGGAGACCGATGCGCTTCGTAAAATCAAAGAAAAATCACGTGGCTGGTTTATCGGCGAACTGCAAAAAGTAATGGAAGAGCTATTCTTTCATTACCGGTACCACACGCTCTACTATACGCTGACCGAGCTTTTCGAAATTTTGAATGGTGGCAATGCCGGCACAAAGTTTCGCAAGGCTGATATTTCGGACCAGCTGCAGGAAAAACTCAAGCTCGAGCCGCGCCTGGCCAGGCATCAGCACCCCAACGATCCAAGTAAAGGTCTATCGCTTACCTCCGAAAAGCATGGCCGGTGTTACGAGTTTAGAATTGAAGACTTTGTGTCTGAAGCAAAAATAAGAAACGAGCTTTCTGACTACATCAATTTCGATGATCTGAAAGATATCCGCAAACGCCCATCGAGCGAAAAAACAACGCTCGAATTTTAA
- a CDS encoding helix-turn-helix transcriptional regulator, translated as MICQLPAGLIDGNIEFFNDPANLEVCYCLTNGRVTRVNDAPAEVIATVLFDMQKNPIKVQALVSMGYLSIEQQLEKYCSCCFGAFDGEADAIDGVLSHSEYWPCPKRLHCDAAGILCSPLTLPNGTLSPRETAVFTLIAQCKLDKEIAADLNISVETVKIHQRGIRRKSGLDNKKELIKLAFQKKLI; from the coding sequence ATGATCTGTCAATTACCTGCCGGGTTAATAGACGGCAACATTGAATTTTTTAATGATCCAGCCAACCTCGAAGTATGCTACTGTTTAACAAATGGTCGTGTGACCAGGGTTAATGATGCTCCAGCTGAGGTGATAGCAACTGTATTATTCGACATGCAAAAGAATCCCATCAAAGTGCAAGCACTTGTCAGTATGGGTTACTTGTCAATTGAGCAACAACTGGAAAAATACTGCAGCTGCTGTTTCGGTGCCTTTGATGGCGAGGCGGATGCCATTGATGGGGTACTCAGTCACTCGGAGTATTGGCCTTGTCCTAAGCGTTTACACTGCGACGCTGCTGGTATTTTGTGCAGCCCTCTAACATTACCAAACGGAACGCTCTCACCAAGAGAAACCGCCGTTTTCACTCTCATTGCTCAATGTAAACTGGACAAAGAAATTGCTGCTGATCTCAATATCAGTGTCGAAACTGTCAAAATACACCAGCGCGGCATCAGGCGTAAGTCAGGCCTCGACAACAAAAAGGAACTTATCAAACTCGCCTTTCAAAAAAAACTCATATGA
- a CDS encoding DUF2683 family protein, which translates to MDALIVYPQNKEQLDALKAVMKAMKISFKQTETAYPEAVVQGVKNSLQQAENGNLSTYTGIKDMLEAK; encoded by the coding sequence ATGGATGCGCTGATTGTATACCCTCAAAATAAGGAACAGCTTGATGCTTTGAAAGCTGTAATGAAAGCAATGAAAATTTCATTTAAACAAACCGAAACGGCTTATCCTGAAGCCGTAGTACAGGGCGTTAAGAATTCGCTACAGCAAGCCGAGAATGGGAATCTAAGTACTTACACGGGAATTAAAGACATGCTTGAAGCAAAGTGA
- a CDS encoding heavy metal-binding domain-containing protein, translated as METLTHCPNCRSSLNGGFFSSNTLMSEHMSKAINYFTENKAEAHCRNCSDKLVEEVMQIGNFRFPQLQADLAAALPLIPVISLQQPQGWDYSIIGMVTAQTVTGTGVLTEIASGWSDLLGATSARMGSKLKQGENDCFNQLRYQAATLGANAVIGTDIDYAEVGTMKGMLMVCMAGTAVRLQDLSVLGTAACHSLKNLKEVIAELNILRGLNLVE; from the coding sequence ATGGAAACCTTAACGCATTGCCCTAACTGCCGCTCATCGCTCAACGGCGGTTTCTTTTCGTCTAACACCTTAATGAGCGAGCATATGTCAAAAGCCATCAACTACTTTACCGAAAATAAGGCCGAGGCCCACTGCCGCAATTGCTCGGACAAGTTGGTGGAAGAAGTAATGCAGATTGGTAATTTCCGTTTCCCGCAGTTGCAGGCCGACCTGGCTGCGGCCCTGCCGCTCATCCCGGTCATCAGCTTGCAGCAGCCCCAGGGTTGGGATTATAGCATCATTGGTATGGTGACTGCCCAAACCGTAACCGGCACCGGCGTGCTTACCGAGATAGCCTCGGGCTGGAGCGACTTATTAGGCGCCACCTCTGCCCGCATGGGTAGCAAACTCAAGCAAGGCGAAAACGATTGCTTTAACCAACTGCGCTACCAGGCCGCCACCTTAGGGGCTAACGCCGTTATCGGTACCGACATAGACTACGCCGAAGTTGGTACCATGAAAGGTATGCTCATGGTATGCATGGCCGGTACAGCCGTTAGGCTGCAAGACTTATCGGTATTAGGCACCGCAGCATGCCATAGCCTCAAAAATTTGAAGGAAGTGATTGCGGAGCTGAATATTTTGCGGGGATTGAATTTGGTGGAGTAG